The Candidatus Tumulicola sp. genome has a window encoding:
- a CDS encoding DUF5615 family PIN-like protein, with translation MDNDVDVELLRFIQGAGASAVQLSPAMRTSSDEDVLAEAKRQDRVLITHDRRFVDPQSVEREKNSGVIIIPRDKQGRLDWPLISAILAHIVLSRFVVDQTVWRVFPSWRFTIWNPNEYTDEMEPIFCRVNR, from the coding sequence TTGGATAATGATGTCGATGTCGAATTGCTGAGATTCATTCAAGGCGCAGGTGCGAGCGCCGTGCAGCTCTCACCGGCCATGCGAACCAGCAGCGATGAAGATGTACTGGCTGAGGCTAAGCGACAAGACAGAGTTCTGATAACACACGATCGAAGGTTCGTCGACCCGCAGTCGGTTGAGCGGGAGAAGAACTCAGGTGTTATTATAATCCCCCGCGATAAACAGGGGCGCTTAGATTGGCCCCTGATCAGCGCGATCCTGGCACATATCGTATTATCGCGTTTCGTCGTTGACCAGACCGTCTGGCGCGTCTTCCCGAGCTGGCGGTTCACCATCTGGAACCCCAATGAATATACCGACGAAATGGAACCGATTTTTTGTCGCGTAAACCGATGA